A region of the Zhihengliuella halotolerans genome:
TCGATGTACGACGACTGGGACGGGTTCGGCCAGCAGCTCACCGGCACCGGCTCCACTGTGTTCGACGAGGTCCCGGTGGACACGCTGTTCGGGCCCGCCGAGCAGCCGCACTTCCCGGAATCGTCCGTCTTCCAGCTCGTGCTCCTGTCCGTGCAGGCCGGCATCGCGCGGGCGATCCTCGCCGACGCTCGGGCCGCGGTCCAGGCGCGCACCCGCGCCTTCAACACCGGCACGGGAGTGGCCCTGCGCGACGAGCCGCAGGTGCTCCAGCTCATCGGCGAGATCTCCGCGAGCGCGTTCGCGGCGGAGTCCGTGGTGCTGGCGGCCGTCGGCGAGGTCGAGGGCCTGTTCGGCCAGGACGCGCTCACGCCCGAGGAGACGTACACGGCGTGCGAGCTCGTCGCGAACCGCGCGCAGTCCGCGGTCCAGCCGGTCGTGCTCGCCGCCGCCTCGAAGCTCTTCGACGGGCTCGGCGCTTCCAGCACGTCCACGGCGTCCAACTACGACCGGCACTGGCGCAACGCGCGCACGATCGCCACGCACAACCCGGCGATCTACCGGGCGCGCATCATCGGCGACTACGAGGTCAACGGGACGCCGCCGGCGACTCACGACTCGGCCGGCGAGGCGCCGTCGTCGTACGTGTATCCCGTCAACAACCCGATCTGACGTGCCGGAGAGCACCCCGGCGCGTCGACGTGATCAGAGCGCGACAGCGCGCAGCAGCAGCGCGTGCTCCGGGTTCAGCACCGGCAGCTGAAGGCCCACCTGCTCCAGCCAGGCGCCCGACGCCGTGAAGGCGTCGCCGTCGCGCAGCCACGCCGGCGGCCGGATCTGAGTGAAGGCGTGGGAGTGATCGGCATCCGCCGACGACGGCAGGAGCACCTCGACGCGGTAAGAGGCATCCGGGTCGAGACCCGGCAGTGGCACGGGCCCCGGCATCTCCGCGTACGACGACGCCACGGCCACCGCTGCGAAGAGCGCCTCGCGGCCGTCGCGGGAGACGACACCGTGCAGGCGCAGCGCCTCGTCGGGCAGGTCTGCGTTCACTCGTATCCCTGAGTGCAGCAGCGCGCGGTGCTCCTTGTAGAGCGCGATCGCGCGCGCGAGGGTCTCGCGTTCGGGTGCGCTCGCCTGGCGTACGTCCCACTCCATCCCGAAGTGGCCGAACAGTGCGGTGATCGCCCGGAACGAGATGTCGTGCACCCTGCCCGTGGTGTGCGAGCGGGTGGGGCCCACGTGCGACCCGACGAGTTCGGGCGGCAGGACCGCCTGGGTCCAGCGCTGGATGGTCTGCCGTTCCAGGGCGTCGTTGCAGTCCGATGCCCACACGCGGTCCGTGCGTTCGAGGATGCCGAGGTCCACGCGCGCACCGCCGGAGGAGCACGACTCGATCTCGACGCCCGGGTGCGCGGCCCGCAGCTCGTCGAGGAGCCGGTACGCGGCCAGGGTCTGCTCGTGCACCGACGGAGCCCCGGCGCTGCCGTGCTCACTCAGGTCCCGGTTCTGGTCCCACTTCAGGTAGGCGATGTTGTTCTCCGCCAGCAACGCGTCGAGCTGGTCGAAGACGTGCCTCCAAGCGCCAGGGTTGGTCAGGTCGAGGATGTGCTGGCTTCGCCACTCCAACGGCAGCCGGCCGCCCGTCGTGTGCGCGGCCGGGTCGGGCCCCACGATCCAGTCCGGGTGGTCGCGGGCCACGTCAGAGTCCAGGTTCACCATCTCCGGCTCGACCCATAGCCCGAACTCCATCCCGAGGGCGTTCACCCCTTCGATGAGCGGCGTCAGCCCCTCGGGCCACAGCTGCGAGTCCACGACCCAGTCGCCGAGCCCGGCGGTGTCGTCGCGGCGGCCGGCGAACCAGCCGTCGTCGAGCACGAACCGCTCCGCGCCGAGCTCCGCGCCGGATGCGGCGAGATCCAGCAGCTCGTCGATCCGGTGATCGAAGTACACGGCCTCCCACGTGTTCAGCACGACGGGCCGAACGCGTCCGGCAACTGTGCCCACGTGGTGCTCGCGCGCGCGGAACCACTCGTGGAAGCGGGCGCTCACGCCGTCGAGCCCGCGGTTCGAGTACGCGGCGAAGAACGCCGGCGTCGTGTAGCTTTGTCCGGATTCGAGGACGATCTCGCCCGATCCCAGCAGTTCGGACGCGCCCAGCAGGCGCCGCCCGTCGGGGAGCTGCTCGACGAACTGCTCGTGGTTGCCGCTCCACGCGAAGTGGCTCGCCCAGACCTCACCCGCGCGGTTCGCGAACCCTGGGGTGCCGACGGCCGTCAGCAGCGAGGAGTCGTGCCCCGTGCGCCCGTGCCGACCGGACCGCACCCAGGTGCCCTGGCGCAGCCGCGCCCGCTGCGGGTGGTTCTCGCGGCACCAGCGCCCGGTCAGGTCCAGCACCTCGTCG
Encoded here:
- a CDS encoding acyl-CoA dehydrogenase family protein — translated: MGVPADPNRHASQPSAGPPANDDEPRLLLKLTPGTPLGDHYDTLADRFRPVFARIAEGAAERDALRRLPIEQVGWLNAERFGALRLPVEDGGYGASLIDSFRLLIELAEADSQVAHLLRAHIAFVEQILVHPDDAVRTKWIERIAAGQLVGNAYAERGGNRMGTWNTQLNVTPYGVTVTGQKYYCTGTIFADWTVVAAANPSAPGRHLAVVSTHHSSVSMYDDWDGFGQQLTGTGSTVFDEVPVDTLFGPAEQPHFPESSVFQLVLLSVQAGIARAILADARAAVQARTRAFNTGTGVALRDEPQVLQLIGEISASAFAAESVVLAAVGEVEGLFGQDALTPEETYTACELVANRAQSAVQPVVLAAASKLFDGLGASSTSTASNYDRHWRNARTIATHNPAIYRARIIGDYEVNGTPPATHDSAGEAPSSYVYPVNNPI
- a CDS encoding alpha-galactosidase; translation: MDPVHLRAAGTSLLLTFPAGETEITHFGADLGTDLPDPDLLTPPIPNSALDVPVVVGIIPQASSGWQGRPGLRGSFLAGGRPGRGFSPALRVESVDAAADAVVITAHDGDLGLTLSSHLRVHPGGLLEVAHTLTNTAGDPYQLEELAVVVPLPRRADEVLDLTGRWCRENHPQRARLRQGTWVRSGRHGRTGHDSSLLTAVGTPGFANRAGEVWASHFAWSGNHEQFVEQLPDGRRLLGASELLGSGEIVLESGQSYTTPAFFAAYSNRGLDGVSARFHEWFRAREHHVGTVAGRVRPVVLNTWEAVYFDHRIDELLDLAASGAELGAERFVLDDGWFAGRRDDTAGLGDWVVDSQLWPEGLTPLIEGVNALGMEFGLWVEPEMVNLDSDVARDHPDWIVGPDPAAHTTGGRLPLEWRSQHILDLTNPGAWRHVFDQLDALLAENNIAYLKWDQNRDLSEHGSAGAPSVHEQTLAAYRLLDELRAAHPGVEIESCSSGGARVDLGILERTDRVWASDCNDALERQTIQRWTQAVLPPELVGSHVGPTRSHTTGRVHDISFRAITALFGHFGMEWDVRQASAPERETLARAIALYKEHRALLHSGIRVNADLPDEALRLHGVVSRDGREALFAAVAVASSYAEMPGPVPLPGLDPDASYRVEVLLPSSADADHSHAFTQIRPPAWLRDGDAFTASGAWLEQVGLQLPVLNPEHALLLRAVAL